From Enterococcus wangshanyuanii, the proteins below share one genomic window:
- a CDS encoding 3-oxoacid CoA-transferase subunit B, which yields MQLKDKITRRVAKELKDGDVVNLGIGMPTLVANYIDPTITVFLQSENGVVGIDKPLEQQIDPTLVNAGGAPAGIIKGGAFIDSLTSFSLIRGGHIDITVLGGLQVDQKGNLANWMIPGKLVPGMGGAMDLVAGAKKVIIAMEHMTKKKEPKILKECTLPLTASGAVSMIVTELAVFEFIENRLTLIEICEGSNLEEIKAATEAEFDILPELLS from the coding sequence ATGCAGTTGAAAGATAAAATCACAAGACGAGTAGCGAAAGAATTAAAAGATGGGGATGTTGTCAATTTAGGAATCGGCATGCCGACATTGGTGGCAAATTATATCGATCCGACGATCACAGTTTTTTTACAGTCTGAAAATGGCGTTGTCGGCATCGATAAACCGCTAGAACAGCAAATCGATCCGACGTTAGTCAATGCCGGCGGCGCACCAGCTGGAATCATCAAAGGCGGCGCATTTATCGATAGTTTGACTTCCTTTTCTCTGATCCGAGGCGGACATATCGATATCACTGTTTTAGGCGGTTTGCAAGTGGATCAAAAAGGTAATTTGGCAAATTGGATGATTCCTGGCAAATTAGTTCCCGGTATGGGAGGAGCAATGGATCTTGTCGCTGGAGCAAAAAAAGTGATCATTGCGATGGAACATATGACTAAAAAAAAGGAACCTAAAATTTTAAAGGAATGCACATTGCCGTTAACGGCAAGTGGCGCCGTTTCAATGATCGTGACAGAATTAGCAGTATTTGAATTTATTGAAAATCGATTAACGCTTATCGAAATTTGTGAAGGAAGTAATTTAGAAGAAATCAAAGCAGCAACAGAAGCTGAATTTGATATTCTTCCAGAATTGTTAAGCTAA
- a CDS encoding acetyl-CoA C-acetyltransferase codes for MKEVVVVSAMRTPIGTFGGTLASFSAVDLGVKAVEGLIAKTDLPKEMIEEVIIGNVLSAGKGQNIARQIAVNAGLPFSVPASTVGNVCGSGMKAVINGAQAILCGDRDVVLVGGTESMSQAGYVSADSRWGMRMGHSQLTDTILSDGLTDAFSGIHMGITAENLAERFNISREEQDAFALNSQRKALQAIENHLFDEQIVPITIQQKKKPSFDMTTDEGPRAGLSLEKLGSLKAVFKEAGTVTAGNASGINDGAAMMILMSKEKAEELGISYMATIKSYAFEGVAPDIMGYGPVVSTRKALEKADMQVEDLDLVESNEAFAAQSLTVSAELGLDLDKTNIYGGAIALGHPIGASGARILTTLLYGLEATKAKTGLATLCVGGGMGVSVIVERKESN; via the coding sequence ATGAAAGAAGTAGTGGTTGTATCAGCAATGAGAACGCCGATCGGAACGTTTGGTGGCACTTTAGCATCGTTTTCCGCCGTTGATTTGGGAGTGAAAGCTGTTGAGGGTCTTATTGCCAAAACCGATTTACCCAAAGAGATGATCGAAGAAGTCATCATTGGAAATGTCCTGTCTGCTGGAAAAGGTCAAAATATTGCAAGACAAATTGCAGTAAACGCAGGTCTGCCATTTTCAGTCCCAGCCTCAACTGTGGGCAATGTTTGCGGATCTGGTATGAAAGCTGTGATCAACGGAGCACAGGCAATTTTGTGTGGCGATCGCGATGTTGTTTTGGTTGGCGGTACGGAAAGTATGAGTCAGGCTGGATATGTTTCGGCTGATAGTCGTTGGGGTATGAGAATGGGACATAGTCAGCTGACGGATACGATTTTATCTGATGGCTTGACGGATGCTTTTTCTGGCATTCATATGGGAATCACAGCAGAGAATCTAGCGGAGCGATTCAATATCAGCCGTGAAGAGCAGGATGCTTTTGCACTGAATAGTCAGAGGAAAGCGTTACAGGCGATCGAAAATCATTTATTTGATGAACAAATCGTCCCAATCACGATCCAGCAAAAGAAGAAACCTTCTTTTGACATGACGACAGATGAAGGACCGCGTGCAGGGTTATCCCTTGAAAAGTTAGGCAGCTTGAAGGCAGTTTTCAAAGAAGCAGGAACAGTTACAGCCGGTAACGCTTCTGGGATCAATGATGGTGCGGCAATGATGATATTAATGAGTAAAGAAAAAGCTGAGGAGCTTGGTATATCTTATATGGCAACGATCAAAAGCTATGCATTTGAAGGAGTGGCTCCTGATATTATGGGTTACGGGCCCGTTGTTTCAACGAGAAAGGCTCTTGAGAAAGCGGACATGCAGGTCGAAGATCTTGATTTAGTAGAATCAAATGAAGCTTTTGCGGCACAATCGCTTACCGTTTCTGCTGAACTTGGCCTAGATTTAGACAAGACAAATATCTACGGCGGAGCTATTGCCTTAGGTCATCCGATCGGCGCTTCTGGTGCTCGGATTTTAACGACCTTATTATATGGCTTAGAAGCTACTAAAGCTAAAACTGGCTTAGCTACATTGTGTGTCGGCGGCGGTATGGGTGTATCAGTAATTGTTGAACGGAAGGAGTCTAACTAA
- a CDS encoding GntP family permease — protein sequence MEILAIVGVIFATGLIIYLSLKGINILVISPLCALLVMLTNQMPILDSLLKGPNSYMGGLSGFVSSFFIIFLLGSVLAKYIEESGAANSIANGILKLTGTEKPYSVLVAIFLMSLLLTYGGVSLFVVLFAVVPLARNLFEKLNIPWRLIITPYFLGVATVTMTMMPGTPAIQNVIPTMTLGTTLTAAPLLGIVASIVVTIWGLWCMKRELKTALNNGETFDQKYAKKEDVKEAGKQPSLIVSLLPLVTLIIIIFVGSFLKVSNIIIPALTVSIVLSAIVLHPYIESHKQVLNLGATGAISPTIFSASAVGFGSVVASAAGFQTILAGIQSIPGNPLISLSILTGAMAGVTGSSSGALGIVMNNFVQPYVDMGIDPAVIHRMSAIASGVLTCLPQCGALLSMYALTGLTHKETYKNLFISVVVGSFIAFIAALLLAVLF from the coding sequence ATGGAAATTTTAGCGATTGTAGGAGTTATTTTTGCAACTGGACTGATCATCTATTTATCACTGAAAGGAATCAATATTCTAGTGATTTCGCCACTTTGTGCGCTGCTTGTCATGCTGACCAATCAGATGCCGATTTTAGATAGTTTGTTAAAAGGTCCTAATTCGTATATGGGTGGACTGTCAGGCTTTGTATCATCGTTCTTTATCATCTTTTTGCTAGGCTCGGTCTTAGCAAAATACATTGAAGAAAGCGGTGCAGCAAACTCGATTGCTAATGGTATTTTAAAACTGACAGGAACGGAAAAACCTTACTCTGTTTTAGTCGCGATTTTTCTAATGAGTCTTTTATTGACTTATGGTGGTGTCAGCTTGTTCGTTGTCTTATTTGCGGTTGTCCCTCTAGCGAGAAATTTGTTTGAAAAATTGAACATTCCTTGGCGATTGATCATTACGCCTTATTTTTTAGGAGTTGCAACAGTGACGATGACGATGATGCCGGGAACACCAGCTATTCAAAATGTTATTCCTACAATGACCTTGGGCACGACATTGACAGCTGCCCCGCTGCTTGGGATCGTTGCTTCGATCGTGGTGACGATCTGGGGTTTATGGTGCATGAAAAGAGAGCTTAAAACAGCCTTGAACAATGGTGAAACGTTCGATCAAAAGTATGCTAAAAAAGAAGATGTCAAAGAAGCAGGAAAACAGCCGAGCTTAATCGTGAGTCTGCTTCCTTTGGTGACCTTGATCATTATTATCTTCGTTGGCAGCTTTTTAAAAGTCAGCAATATCATCATTCCTGCGTTGACTGTCTCGATCGTTCTTTCAGCAATCGTGTTGCATCCTTATATTGAAAGTCATAAACAAGTGCTGAACTTAGGAGCGACAGGAGCGATTTCGCCAACGATTTTTTCTGCTTCGGCAGTTGGCTTCGGTTCAGTCGTTGCTTCAGCAGCAGGCTTTCAAACGATTTTAGCGGGAATTCAAAGTATTCCAGGAAATCCATTGATCAGTTTATCGATTTTGACAGGAGCGATGGCAGGTGTGACTGGTTCATCTTCTGGTGCACTAGGAATCGTGATGAACAATTTTGTTCAGCCTTACGTCGATATGGGGATTGATCCGGCTGTGATCCATCGAATGTCAGCGATTGCTTCTGGCGTATTGACCTGTTTACCACAATGTGGAGCACTTTTATCCATGTATGCTTTAACAGGATTGACACATAAGGAAACATACAAAAATTTATTCATTTCTGTTGTAGTAGGTAGTTTTATTGCGTTTATAGCAGCCTTGCTTTTAGCTGTTTTATTTTAA
- a CDS encoding cyclase family protein, which produces MKFVDLSTTIESGLPSDPVGMIPEIKYKDHKDSIEYMLSFFGTATPEDLPDGLAWALEDVTLTTHAGTHLDAPYHYHPTMNNGERAWTIDEVPLEWCYGDGVVVDFTHKPDGSAATIEDFEKEFKRLDYTLKPGDIVLVNTGASKKWGSIEYLSAGCGMGREVTLWLINQGIHVMGTDAWSWDRPLKIVGKEFDETGDKSIIWEGHFAGIEKAYCHIEKLANLDQVPATGFKFSCFPVKLKAASGGWIRAVAMIDE; this is translated from the coding sequence ATGAAATTTGTCGACTTGAGTACAACGATTGAGAGTGGTTTGCCGTCTGATCCTGTTGGAATGATCCCGGAGATCAAGTATAAAGATCACAAGGACAGTATCGAGTATATGTTAAGCTTTTTTGGAACGGCTACGCCTGAAGATTTACCAGACGGTTTAGCTTGGGCTTTGGAAGATGTGACATTGACTACTCATGCAGGCACACATTTAGATGCACCATATCATTATCATCCAACAATGAATAACGGTGAACGTGCATGGACGATCGATGAGGTACCGTTAGAGTGGTGTTATGGCGACGGTGTAGTCGTTGATTTTACACATAAACCAGATGGTTCGGCTGCGACGATCGAAGATTTTGAAAAAGAGTTTAAACGTTTGGACTATACTTTGAAACCAGGCGATATCGTGTTGGTAAATACAGGAGCCTCTAAAAAATGGGGGTCGATCGAGTATCTATCAGCTGGTTGCGGAATGGGCAGAGAGGTCACGTTATGGCTGATCAATCAAGGCATTCATGTGATGGGAACAGATGCGTGGAGCTGGGATCGCCCGCTGAAAATCGTCGGTAAAGAGTTTGATGAAACGGGTGACAAGAGTATTATTTGGGAAGGACATTTTGCTGGGATCGAAAAAGCGTATTGTCATATCGAAAAATTGGCAAATCTGGATCAAGTCCCTGCGACAGGTTTTAAATTCAGTTGTTTCCCTGTAAAATTAAAAGCAGCAAGCGGCGGCTGGATTAGAGCTGTTGCTATGATCGACGAATAG
- a CDS encoding 3-keto-5-aminohexanoate cleavage protein, with amino-acid sequence MNNKVIITVATTGGYTTKEHNPNVPLTPVEIADEVYKCYQAGAAIAHIHVRDEAGNPTMDFEKFKETVALIRAKCDIVINITTSGGTGFNDEERMKPFVELLPEIASYDCGTMNWQHTTVFENNPMFLEKLGKKMQEVNVKPEIEVFDPGMLYNALYYAKKGILKEPLHFQFVLGAPGGIAATVENLVYLKSLLPENATWSAFGIGKESTPILMTTLALGGHVRVGMEDNSYLFKGQLAESNVDFVERSKTLIKELGKEPATPEEARAILGLTKKV; translated from the coding sequence GTGAACAATAAAGTAATTATTACGGTTGCGACGACAGGCGGGTATACAACAAAAGAGCATAATCCCAATGTCCCTTTAACACCAGTTGAGATCGCTGATGAGGTTTACAAATGTTATCAAGCAGGTGCGGCGATCGCTCATATCCATGTGAGAGATGAAGCTGGAAATCCAACGATGGATTTCGAGAAATTTAAAGAAACTGTAGCATTGATCCGAGCGAAATGTGATATCGTCATCAATATCACAACCTCTGGCGGTACAGGATTCAATGATGAGGAACGGATGAAGCCTTTCGTTGAGTTGTTACCAGAAATTGCCAGCTATGATTGCGGTACAATGAATTGGCAGCATACGACAGTATTTGAAAACAATCCTATGTTTTTAGAAAAATTAGGTAAAAAAATGCAGGAAGTCAATGTCAAACCAGAGATCGAAGTCTTTGATCCAGGAATGCTGTATAACGCATTATACTATGCTAAAAAAGGGATTTTAAAAGAGCCGTTACATTTTCAATTCGTATTAGGAGCGCCAGGTGGTATTGCGGCAACGGTTGAAAATTTAGTCTATCTAAAAAGCTTACTTCCAGAAAATGCGACATGGAGCGCTTTTGGAATCGGTAAAGAAAGCACGCCTATCCTGATGACGACATTGGCGCTTGGCGGTCATGTTCGTGTTGGAATGGAGGACAATAGCTATCTGTTTAAAGGTCAGTTGGCCGAATCGAACGTTGATTTTGTCGAACGGTCAAAAACCTTGATCAAAGAATTAGGGAAAGAACCAGCGACACCGGAAGAAGCGAGAGCTATCCTAGGACTTACGAAAAAAGTATAG
- a CDS encoding ArsR/SmtB family transcription factor, which yields MNNKYDSNKNDPVLLALQAVSDPIRLNILTCLLMDGEKRITSETYNIVKSTLSHHVKLLKDAQLICENKVGTTKKYALNQTYIEQELPGLIELIRHRAKKQNG from the coding sequence ATGAATAATAAATATGATTCTAATAAAAATGACCCTGTTTTACTCGCTCTTCAGGCCGTTAGTGATCCGATCCGCTTGAATATTTTGACTTGTTTACTGATGGATGGCGAGAAACGAATTACCTCGGAAACGTACAATATTGTCAAATCTACACTTTCCCATCATGTAAAATTGTTGAAAGATGCCCAGTTGATTTGTGAAAACAAAGTAGGCACCACTAAAAAATATGCATTGAATCAGACTTATATTGAACAAGAATTACCTGGTTTGATTGAACTTATTCGCCATAGAGCAAAAAAACAGAACGGTTAA
- a CDS encoding nitroreductase family protein, whose product MSNTYKENDFSTILKGRRSVRNYDPTVKISKEEMEQIINDTVTAPSSINMQPWRFVVVSSDEGKETLAPLVHFNKLQNETSAAMVVIFGDLDNFAQAEKIYGTAVEQNLMPQDVKERQLEMFSPLMEKMPLDVKKETVLIDGSLAAMNLMLVARAYGYDTNPIGGFDREKITEALKLDPEQYYPIMIVSIGKAKEAGYPSYRLPAEDITFWR is encoded by the coding sequence ATGTCAAACACATATAAAGAAAATGACTTTTCAACGATTTTAAAAGGCAGAAGATCTGTTCGTAACTATGATCCAACTGTTAAAATCAGCAAAGAAGAAATGGAGCAAATCATCAATGATACTGTTACAGCACCATCGTCGATCAACATGCAGCCGTGGCGTTTTGTTGTAGTGAGCAGTGATGAAGGGAAAGAAACCTTGGCTCCATTAGTTCATTTCAATAAACTGCAAAATGAAACATCAGCGGCAATGGTCGTGATTTTTGGTGACCTGGATAATTTTGCACAGGCAGAAAAAATTTATGGTACAGCGGTTGAACAAAATCTGATGCCTCAAGATGTCAAAGAACGACAACTAGAAATGTTTAGTCCGTTGATGGAAAAAATGCCTTTGGATGTGAAAAAAGAAACGGTTTTGATCGATGGTTCATTAGCTGCTATGAATTTGATGCTTGTGGCGCGTGCGTATGGCTATGATACGAATCCGATCGGCGGCTTTGACCGTGAAAAAATCACTGAAGCATTAAAGTTGGACCCAGAACAATACTATCCTATAATGATCGTATCGATCGGAAAAGCCAAAGAAGCAGGCTATCCTTCTTATCGTTTACCAGCAGAAGATATTACTTTTTGGAGATAG
- a CDS encoding DUF1304 domain-containing protein, which produces MQMIPLVLAVIVALEHYYILYLEMFQTTSTKAQQAFGLDKEFLSDERVQTLFKNQGLYNGFLATGILWGAFFASNSWAVVTFFISCVVVAAVYGGLTSSKSILLKQGVPAIITLVTLIIFR; this is translated from the coding sequence ATGCAGATGATTCCTTTAGTTTTAGCAGTGATTGTTGCACTTGAACATTATTACATTTTGTATTTAGAGATGTTTCAGACAACGTCAACAAAAGCGCAACAGGCCTTTGGTCTAGATAAAGAATTTTTATCAGATGAACGCGTACAGACCTTATTTAAGAATCAAGGATTGTATAATGGCTTTTTAGCGACGGGTATTTTATGGGGCGCATTTTTCGCGTCCAATTCTTGGGCAGTCGTAACCTTTTTTATTAGCTGTGTAGTGGTGGCAGCTGTATATGGCGGACTTACCTCGTCAAAATCAATTCTTTTAAAACAAGGTGTGCCGGCAATTATTACGTTAGTGACGTTGATTATATTTAGATAG
- a CDS encoding nitroreductase family protein yields the protein MTEFIQALKKRRSIYALGTNVTKSNEEIEALVKEVVRESPSSFNSQTQRVVFLFGDAHKKLWSITEEALKPLTPAEAFPNTQAKLQSFAAGKGTILFFEDQDVVKSLQEQFELYAENFPVWSEQASGLTQANVWTALAQENIGANLQHYNPVIDEAVAKEWSIPSNWKLRGQLVFGSIEEAAGSKEYMEDSARFKTFG from the coding sequence ATGACAGAATTTATTCAAGCATTAAAAAAACGCCGTTCAATCTACGCTTTAGGAACAAATGTAACAAAATCAAATGAAGAAATTGAAGCTTTAGTAAAAGAAGTAGTAAGAGAAAGTCCATCTTCATTCAACTCACAAACACAACGTGTTGTTTTCTTATTCGGAGATGCACATAAAAAATTATGGTCAATCACTGAAGAAGCATTGAAACCTCTAACACCAGCAGAAGCTTTCCCAAATACTCAAGCAAAATTACAAAGCTTTGCAGCAGGTAAAGGAACGATTTTATTCTTCGAAGATCAAGACGTAGTGAAATCTTTACAAGAGCAATTTGAATTATATGCAGAAAACTTCCCTGTTTGGTCAGAACAAGCAAGTGGTTTAACTCAAGCGAACGTTTGGACTGCATTAGCACAAGAAAACATTGGTGCAAACCTACAACATTATAACCCAGTAATCGATGAAGCTGTTGCTAAAGAATGGTCAATCCCAAGCAACTGGAAATTAAGAGGACAATTAGTCTTCGGTTCAATCGAAGAAGCGGCTGGCTCAAAAGAATATATGGAAGATAGCGCTCGCTTTAAAACATTCGGTTAA
- a CDS encoding VOC family protein, whose translation MFQLPAETYPSQVVLKVKNLEKMVAFYTEIVGLMLVKSEAQMAFLSAQGTPEKIILVLKQLPEPQKEMNTAGLYHIAFLLPTRKDLGNTLLWLLQNNIEIGAGEHGYSEALYFSDPEGNGIEIYRDRPMEDWDIRENGEIVGITEELDADGIISEADRTWLGLPSGSKIGHIHLSVSDIEESGMFMEKIGFSLKYNFGRQAKFFAAGNYHHHIGMNVWESRNLPKMQPEQFGLESYAFILPNKEASDQLQKHLQEEAVSYEVKENTVTVSDPNGTALIFTYK comes from the coding sequence ATGTTTCAATTACCTGCTGAAACATATCCAAGTCAAGTTGTTTTAAAAGTAAAAAATCTAGAGAAAATGGTTGCGTTTTATACTGAGATCGTTGGACTGATGCTTGTTAAGTCAGAAGCACAAATGGCTTTTCTAAGTGCACAGGGAACGCCTGAAAAAATTATTTTAGTATTAAAACAACTACCGGAACCTCAAAAAGAGATGAATACGGCAGGGTTGTATCACATCGCCTTCTTGCTTCCGACGAGAAAAGATCTAGGCAACACGTTACTGTGGTTGCTGCAAAATAATATCGAAATCGGTGCTGGCGAGCATGGCTATAGCGAAGCACTCTATTTCTCAGATCCAGAAGGAAATGGAATCGAAATTTATCGCGATCGTCCAATGGAAGACTGGGATATCAGAGAAAACGGTGAAATTGTCGGTATAACAGAAGAACTTGATGCAGATGGGATTATCTCAGAGGCTGATAGAACTTGGCTAGGTCTGCCTTCAGGCTCGAAAATCGGGCATATCCATTTAAGTGTCTCTGACATAGAAGAGTCAGGCATGTTTATGGAGAAAATCGGTTTTTCGCTAAAATACAATTTTGGGCGTCAGGCGAAGTTTTTCGCCGCTGGCAATTACCATCATCATATTGGGATGAACGTCTGGGAGAGCCGTAATCTGCCGAAAATGCAGCCGGAGCAATTTGGTTTAGAATCCTATGCGTTCATATTGCCGAACAAAGAAGCTTCCGATCAATTGCAAAAGCACTTGCAGGAAGAAGCGGTTTCGTATGAAGTGAAGGAAAATACTGTGACTGTTTCAGATCCAAATGGGACAGCATTGATATTCACGTATAAGTAA
- a CDS encoding ABC transporter ATP-binding protein has product MNPILATESLFYEADQQMILQDITITIDSASHVTITGPSGSGKSTLLKLLASLLTPTKGKIMFEGTDSLAVPVEEYRMAVSYCFQQPSLFGDTVKDNFLFPYQIRKKSFDDQHAIELLDDMQLKPDYLNKPINELSGGEKQRVALIRNVLFLPKVLLLDEVTAGLDQQSKEIVNQWLAALNREKKVTLIRVTHDTQEIAGAQKLIQLKDRQVIADESRSK; this is encoded by the coding sequence GTGAACCCGATTTTAGCAACAGAATCTCTTTTTTATGAAGCTGACCAACAAATGATTCTTCAGGATATCACGATCACAATCGACTCAGCAAGTCATGTGACGATCACTGGACCTTCCGGCAGTGGAAAAAGTACCTTATTAAAACTATTAGCATCGTTACTAACGCCGACAAAAGGGAAAATTATGTTTGAAGGAACCGATAGCTTGGCTGTACCAGTGGAAGAATATCGGATGGCCGTTTCTTATTGTTTTCAACAGCCATCATTGTTTGGTGATACGGTAAAGGATAATTTTTTATTTCCTTATCAAATTCGCAAGAAATCATTTGATGACCAGCATGCGATAGAGCTTTTGGATGATATGCAGTTGAAACCAGATTATTTGAATAAACCGATCAACGAATTATCGGGAGGCGAAAAACAACGTGTGGCCTTGATTCGAAATGTCCTCTTTTTACCTAAGGTTCTATTGCTTGATGAAGTTACTGCGGGGCTTGATCAACAAAGCAAAGAGATCGTCAATCAATGGTTAGCGGCATTAAATCGCGAGAAAAAAGTGACGTTGATCCGAGTGACCCATGATACTCAAGAAATTGCGGGTGCACAAAAGCTGATTCAATTAAAAGACAGGCAGGTGATAGCTGATGAATCTCGCAGTAAATAA
- a CDS encoding ABC transporter permease encodes MNLAVNNLSLTLAAVLVLVSIVISYKEKLGFTKDILISVFRAIIQLVLVGYLLKYIFQVNNVFLTLAMTAIIIINASLNAKKRNNQLENGFLISFIAIAASTIITIGVLILSGAIRFIPSQIVPISGMIASNSMIAIGLCYRSLDRLFHDQRQAVLEKLALGASIKLASITIVKESIRTGMAPTIDSAKTVGIVSLPGMMSGLIFAGVDPVHAIKYQIMVTFMLLSATSIGSVIATYLAYKEYYNERKQLIV; translated from the coding sequence ATGAATCTCGCAGTAAATAATTTATCGCTGACATTAGCGGCAGTGCTTGTGCTTGTTTCGATCGTTATTAGCTACAAAGAAAAACTTGGATTTACCAAAGATATTTTAATCAGTGTGTTTCGAGCAATCATCCAGCTAGTGCTTGTCGGTTATTTACTTAAATATATTTTTCAAGTCAATAATGTTTTTTTGACGTTGGCAATGACCGCAATTATTATTATAAATGCTTCTTTAAATGCGAAAAAGCGTAATAACCAGTTGGAAAATGGCTTTTTGATCTCGTTCATTGCAATTGCTGCCAGTACGATCATAACGATCGGTGTCTTGATTTTATCTGGTGCGATCCGTTTTATTCCTTCTCAAATCGTACCGATCAGCGGCATGATCGCCAGTAACTCGATGATTGCGATCGGGTTGTGTTATAGAAGCTTAGATCGACTTTTTCATGATCAAAGACAAGCCGTTTTAGAAAAGCTTGCACTAGGTGCTTCGATCAAATTAGCATCTATTACGATCGTCAAAGAAAGTATCCGTACGGGGATGGCACCGACGATCGATTCAGCTAAAACAGTGGGAATCGTTAGTTTACCTGGAATGATGTCAGGTTTGATTTTTGCCGGAGTCGATCCAGTACATGCGATCAAATATCAAATCATGGTAACCTTTATGCTGCTATCTGCAACAAGTATTGGTTCAGTGATTGCAACTTATCTGGCGTATAAAGAGTATTATAATGAGCGAAAACAATTGATCGTTTAA
- a CDS encoding glycoside hydrolase family 1 protein: MVKTFKDDFWWGAATSGPQSEGRFNKKHANMFDHWYEIEPQDFYDQVGPDVTSNFYNSFKEDIALMKKIGLNSVRTSIQWTRLIDDFETGSVDEDAVRFYNEVIDEFIAAGIRPVMNLHHFDLPVELFHKYGGWESKHVVDLYVKFAEKCFELFGDRVKDWFTHNEPIVVVEGEYLYQFHYPKIVDGKKAVQVAYNLNLASAKAVQAFRKMGLQNDGGRIGIILNLTPTYPRSESAEDLAAANIAELFNNRMFLDTAVLGEFPEELVELLRKDGVLWESTPEELALIKENTIDVLGVNFYHPNRVKAPDVASNSVGAWLPNRYFDEYNMPGRRMNIDRGWEIYPKALYDIAINIRDNYNNIPWFVSENGMGISGEERFMDESGVVQDGYRIDFIREHLEWVHQGIEEGSNCFGYHLWTPIDCWSWANAYKNRYGFISTNIHTQIKTIKKSGHWFKQVAETNSLSD, from the coding sequence ATGGTAAAAACATTTAAAGATGACTTTTGGTGGGGCGCAGCAACATCTGGGCCTCAAAGTGAAGGAAGATTCAATAAAAAACATGCTAACATGTTTGACCACTGGTATGAAATTGAACCGCAAGATTTCTATGATCAAGTAGGACCAGATGTCACTTCAAATTTCTATAATAGCTTTAAAGAAGATATCGCATTGATGAAAAAAATCGGATTGAATAGTGTGCGGACGTCGATCCAGTGGACTCGTTTGATCGATGATTTTGAAACAGGAAGTGTTGATGAAGATGCTGTCCGTTTTTACAATGAAGTCATCGATGAATTTATCGCGGCGGGGATTCGTCCCGTGATGAATCTACATCATTTTGATTTACCTGTAGAGCTTTTTCATAAATACGGCGGTTGGGAATCAAAACATGTCGTTGATCTATATGTTAAATTTGCTGAAAAATGTTTTGAATTATTCGGTGATCGTGTGAAGGACTGGTTCACCCATAACGAACCAATCGTAGTAGTAGAAGGTGAATACCTATATCAATTCCATTATCCAAAAATCGTTGATGGTAAAAAAGCAGTCCAAGTGGCGTATAATTTAAATTTAGCTTCTGCAAAAGCGGTTCAAGCATTTAGAAAAATGGGTCTTCAAAACGACGGAGGAAGAATCGGGATCATTCTGAATCTAACACCGACGTATCCAAGGTCAGAAAGTGCGGAAGATTTAGCAGCAGCTAATATTGCAGAGTTGTTTAATAATCGGATGTTTTTAGATACCGCAGTTCTTGGAGAATTTCCGGAAGAATTGGTTGAACTGTTGCGAAAAGATGGCGTTCTATGGGAAAGTACACCAGAAGAGTTAGCACTCATCAAAGAAAATACGATCGATGTGCTAGGGGTTAATTTCTATCATCCAAATCGGGTCAAAGCTCCAGATGTTGCATCAAATAGTGTTGGTGCTTGGTTGCCAAATCGCTATTTTGATGAATACAATATGCCTGGACGTCGCATGAATATCGACCGCGGTTGGGAAATTTATCCGAAAGCATTGTATGATATCGCGATCAATATTCGGGATAACTATAATAATATTCCTTGGTTTGTCTCTGAAAATGGGATGGGGATTTCAGGCGAAGAACGTTTTATGGATGAATCAGGCGTTGTTCAAGATGGTTACCGAATCGACTTTATCCGTGAGCATTTAGAATGGGTTCATCAAGGAATCGAAGAAGGATCAAATTGTTTTGGCTATCATTTATGGACGCCGATCGATTGTTGGTCATGGGCAAATGCCTATAAAAACCGCTATGGTTTTATTTCTACAAACATCCATACACAAATCAAAACCATCAAAAAATCAGGTCATTGGTTTAAACAAGTTGCTGAAACAAACAGCTTAAGCGATTAA